In a genomic window of Trichoderma atroviride chromosome 4, complete sequence:
- a CDS encoding uncharacterized protein (BUSCO:EOG092D07ZP) produces the protein MFSANNACRRLLIRRDEPRSSPCSSAQTVSSASTGTMSSAFGISTRGERVATQVIGGTVAAMVTDPMLDWAFIGMQNGDVLAYDLDRHGLARQFRLPNFWRDKDPTQHAVTLITMSMHPRDAGKLLIGYSHGAVVYTFKQNQPQQFMEYVLPPGAPGGSSLGMDTVRRPRLTHALWHPSGTFILTAHEDGSLVFWDPKEGKIVMARTLTEMGIHHATPSAPTPGYSDPFVKIAWCCKKNCDDTGLLIAGGEGVDASPKSLTFIELGMTPVYATSTWQALENHFRGKRHIPLALPPGAQAVDFLLIPRDSPYFGGAQDPIAVVVLLTSGELITLSFPSGYQISPTNQLHPSTFFVHPFVTKFNVSSVDRPRWLTMVEKRDQGEAILKGGAAGPRPRKRFEDRTIIQTAHADSIIRLWDSGHADQIENEVQLQVDLARALDRFEDVEVTAMSLSSATAEFIVGTKTGEAVIFRWGVNHSYGRNEPKQLDPNPKGLSDISSRAEPNLKEGLNPAVLYEMMQGPVTAVQISNVGFAAVGSELGFLTLIDLRGPKIIFQAPMTDFAKTENRMSFLKGHSRSSSAPPKEWPTAIEFGVMTLDDDKYSSICCFVGTNMGKVITLKLLPGGGGSYSAEVAGTVTFDGKVVSLNPIQADTGKPALATGHTVGGLREGRQVNGALVAVTEKEIRICRPAHSKGASKEFDDVICDSACVAELELNGYAIVAAFRDGSARAYSIPGMRDLGSAKLPMVDRTRSTASIVTQTGDIFAWAGPAEMAVVHVWGAGKELQQSPDVLINPKIPLPTRPTISNLQWISGTQHVSPLDLDLLIGGPNRPPSKRMMEAAAAEQRAAKIGNTVGSSKEGWGDYLTRQLNERTEKLNLMGDTMNTLQEQSEGWADDVSKFVGRQKRSMVMGALSSKFF, from the exons ATGTTTTCGGCCAACAACGCGTGCAGAAGACTTTTGATCCGCCGCGACGAACCTCGTTCCAGTCCGTGCAGTTCAGCGCAAACCGTCTCGTCAGCCTCGACAGGAACAATGAGCTCAGCCTTTGGGATCTCGACACGGGGGGAGCGTGTGGCGACGCAGGTCATTGGCGGAACTGTGGCCGCGATGGTGACGGATCCCATGCTCGACTGGGCTTTTATCGGAATGCAGAACGGAGACGTCTTGGCTTATGACCTCGATCGACATGGCCTCGCTCGGCAGTTTCGTCTCCCAAACTTTTGGAGAGACAAGGATCCAACGCAGCACGCTGTCACCTTGATCACCATGTCGATGCACCCTCGAGACGCTGGAAAGCTCTTGATCGGGTATAGCCATGGCGCAGTCGTCTATACGTTTAAGCAaaaccagccacagcaattCATGGAATATGTTTTGCCGCCTGGAGCGCCTGGAGGAAGCAGCCTCGGCATGGATACTGTGCGCCGCCCTCGTTTGACCCATGCGCTGTGGCATCCTTCCGGAACCTTTATCCTCACTGCACACGAAGATGGAAGCTTGGTCTTCTGGGATCCCAAGGAAGGGAAAATTGTCATGGCAAGAACCCTCACGGAAATGGGCATCCACCATGCCACCCCGAGCGCACCGACGCCGGGATACTCTGATCCTTTTGTCAAGATAGCTTGGTGCTGCAAGAAGAACTGCGACGATACAGGTTTATTGATTGCGGGTGGCGAGGGTGTTGATGCGTCCCCCAAGAGTTTGACATTCATCGAGCTTGGTATGACGCCTGTATACGCTACCTCTACTTGGCAGGCTTTGGAGAATCATTTCCGCGGCAAGCGACATATTCCGTTAGCACTGCCACCGGGAGCTCAAGCGGTGGATTTTCTGCTTATCCCAAGAGACTCCCCTTATTTTGGAGGCGCGCAGGATCCCATTGCCGTGGTTGTGCTGCTCACTTCTGGAGAGCTGATTACTTTGAGTTTCCCGTCAGGCTACCAGATTAGCCCTACGAACCAGCTTCATCCGTCTACCTTCTTCGTACATCCCTTTGTTACAAAGTTCAATGTCTCCAGTGTTGATCGGCCTAGGTGGCTGACGatggtggagaagagggacCAGGGAGAAGCAATCTTGAAGGGCGGAGCAGCTGGCCCGAGACCGAGAAAACGATTCGAAGATCGCACAATTATTCAGACTGCACATGCTGATAGTATCATCAGACTATGGGACTCTGGACACGCTGATCAAATTGAAAATGAAGTCCAGCTGCAGGTTGACCTGGCCAGGGCCTTGGATCGATTTGAAGACGTGGAAGTTACGGCGATGAGCTTGTCCAGCGCTACCGCCGAGTTCATTGTTGGCACCAAGACAGGAGAGGCTGTAATATTTCGCTGGGGAGTAAACCACTCTTATGGGAGGAATGAGCCCAAGCAGCTAGATCCAAATCCAAAGGGACTCTCAGACATCAGCTCAAGGGCGGAGCCGAACTTAAAGGAAGGGCTTAATCCAGCTGTCCTGTACGAGATGATGCAAGGCCCGGTCACTGCCGTTCAGATATCAAACGTTGGATTCGCTGCGGTTGGATCAGAGCTTGGTTTTTTGACACTGATCGATCTCCGGGGCCCCAAGATCATTTTCCAAGCTCCAATGACTGATTTCGCAAAGACGGAGAATAGAATGTCATTTCTCAAGGGCCACTCGCGATCGAGCTCAGCACCGCCGAAAGAGTGGCCCACGGCGATTGAGTTTGGTGTGATGACGCTGGATGATGACAAGTATTCATCAATTTGTTGCTTTGTTGGGACCAACATGGGCAAAGTCATTACTTTGAAGCTGTTGCCCGGCGGAGGAGGATCGTATTCGGCCGAGGTAGCAGGAACGGTGACCTTTGATGGAAAAGTTGTGTCTCTGAACCCCATTCAGGCTGATACAGGCAAACCAGCGCTAGCCACGGGACATACCGTGGGTGGGTTGCGAGAGGGACGCCAAGTGAATGGAGCTCTCGTTGCAG TTACCGAGAAGGAAATCAGGATATGCAGACCTGCTCACTCGAAGGGTGCCTCCAAAGAATTCGATGATGTAATATGTGATTCAGCTTGCGTGGCAGAGCTTGAATTGAATGGCTATGCTATTGTTGCGGCTTTCAGAGACGGGTCAGCTCGAGCATATAGCATTCCAGGCATGCGAGACCTCGGTAGTGCGAAGCTCCCAATGGTGGATCGTACTCGAAGCACAGCAAGCATTGTGACGCAAACAGGCGACATATTCGCCTGGGCAGGACCGGCAGAAATGGCTGTCGTTCACGTTTGGGGAGCGGGCAAGGAGCTACAGCAGTCCCCAGACGTGCTGATCAACCCCAAGATACCTCTCCCGACCCGGCCGACGATTTCTAACCTTCAATGGATAAGCGGAACACAGCATGTTTCACCGCTGGATCTCGACCTTTTGATAGGAGGCCCCAACAGACCGCCTAGTAAGAGGATGATGGAGGCCGCGGCGGCGGAGCAACGTGCTGCCAAGATTGGTAATACTGTAGGATCCTCCAAAGAGGGCTGGGGAGACTATTTGACGCGGCAGCTCAACGAGAGAACGGAGAAGCTGAATCTTATGGGGGATACGATGAATACGCTGCAGGAGCAATCGGAAGGATGGGCGGATGATGTTAGCAAGTTTGTGGGGAGGCAGAAGCGGAGTATGGTTATGGGGGCTTTGTCATCGAAATTCTTTTGA
- a CDS encoding uncharacterized protein (EggNog:ENOG41): MSSAMRVVFRTDDISESEPERLAEMITAARIATPYVEGASLQLEIMRNYQDLPLPQVTSASIVKILGVTMSSVMRIILRLDSGEPLEAVLKLFDRRFGEDLRSNGRVHWPYMRASEKGFNSMVRRNDMDRFITKLLQDREKAMLEKRPWHFLSDDDGDDDDGGEHAIDRFEAAVWQECEDMFECEVKAYEHLKGFQGTGIPRLLATVRLAGASSIVPSDLINEPAAKYWHVKGILLQYIPGINLMNLDSSSIDVKEWEPLVQRSVDLAHEINKSGLVMDDCSPRNVIVHQQSQQPFFIDFAQSWLKHEMRISWETSSSSGGEEEEKKEEEDDFILDDEYWDRAGTTDNPGAIGAVMTTRLKREKGVEIKIQYPDTIKLMVRPQDYYPDYQP; the protein is encoded by the exons ATGTCTTCAGCGATGCGTGTTGTTTTTCGCACGGACGACATATCTGAATCTGAACCTGAAAGACTGGCCGAAATGAT AACGGCCGCGAGAATTGCCACGCCATACGTCGAGGGCGCTTCTCTACAACTTGAAATCATGCGAAACTACCAGGACTTGCCTTTGCCCCAGGTGACTTCAGCATCCATTGTCAAGATACTCGGTGTCACCATGTCTTCAGTGATGCGTATTATTCTTCGCCTGGACTCTGGTGAGCCACTAGAGGCAGTTCTCAAGTTATTTGATCGTCGTTTCGGGGAAGACCTTCGCAGCAACGGACGGGTACATTGGCCTTATATGCGTGCGTCAGAAAAGGGGTTTAACTCCATGGTAAGGCGGAATGACATGGATCGTTTCATCACAAAGCTACTCCAAGACCGAGAGAAGGCTATGCTTGAAAAGCGGCCTTGGCATTTTCTTtccgatgatgacggcgatgacgacgatggcggcgagcATGCAATAGACAGATTCGAAGCAGCTGTCTGGCAGGAGTGCGAAGACATGTTTGAGTGTGAGGTCAAGGCCTACGAGCATTTGAAAGGCTTTCAAGGCACTGGAATACCGCGTTTACTGGCCACCGTCCGGTTAGCTGGTGCAAGCTCAATCGTTCCATCAGATCTTATCAACGAACCGGCTGCGAAATACTGGCATGTCAAAGGCATCCTCCTACAATATATCCCTGGAATTAATCTGATGAACCTCGACAGCTCATCAATAGATGTCAAGGAATGGGAGCCTCTAGTACAGCGCTCTGTAGACTTGGCTCACGAGATCAACAAGTCCGGCTTGGTCATGGACGACTGTTCCCCGCGCAATGTGATTGTACATCAACAATCGCAACAGCCTTTTTTCATCGATTTTGCGCAGTCTTGGCTCAAGCATGAAATGAGAATAAGCTGGGAAACTTCCTCGAGTTCTGgaggcgaggaggaagagaagaaggaggaagaggacgattTTATCCTGGACGATGAGTATTGGGATCGGGCGGGGACGACTGACAATCCTGGTGCTATTGGGGCTGTCATGACCACACGActgaagagagaaaagggtGTCGAAATTAAGATCCAATACCCAGATACTATTAAACTCATGGTCAGACCGCAAGACTACTACCCAGACTACCAACCATAA
- a CDS encoding uncharacterized protein (EggNog:ENOG41): MPDAVAETAPCIQAQNALMAGDFQSETQTFIRSACTECKRRKQKCLRHWPCQHCGTRRVGNQCIFRTVLDVQSVDERKAQIDDFLSRMKGKCCFSHPPDGEEVDDNDDSTEKDLEQFGYAPTMNSEIRGS; this comes from the exons ATGCCGGATGCGGTTGCAGAGACAGCTCCGTGCATCCAAGCACAGAATGCCTTGATGGCTGGGGACTTTCAGAGCGAGACCCAAACCTTCATTCGCTCCGCCTGTACGGAGTGTAAACGCCGGAAACAAAAG TGTCTCCGGCACTGGCCATGCCAACACTGCGGCACTAGACGAGTTGGAAATCAATGCATCTTCCGCACAGTTCTTGATGTTCAATCTGTTGATGAACGCAAGGCTCAGATAGATGATTTCCTATCACGGATGAAGGGAAAATGCTGCTTTTCGCATCCCcctgatggagaagaagtagaCGATAATGATGACAGTACTGAGAAGGACCTTGAGCAGTTTGGATACGCCCCTACCATGAATTCGGAGATACGCGGGTCTTga